A genomic stretch from Thermomonospora umbrina includes:
- a CDS encoding resuscitation-promoting factor: protein MARRTPAIMTTVALVATLSSACGGGGDERPPAADAPKATVSTPPPRPVVIIVDGRSTNALIRGRTVREALTEARVPLGRHYLTKPGLDEAAGDKIKVLRLLSRPVSRTVKIEPEVVEKKRSSLGPWSEKVLQKGRSGRKIVQIAYVRRKGKKVKAVVGETVVRKPVSRIVAVGPRPSSVGGTAAGLNWPGLAKCESGGNPQAVNSAGGYYGLYQFSLQTWGSVGGTGLPSQASSAEQTYRAQLLYNKVGGRWQGQWPHCGRYLFG from the coding sequence TTGGCACGCCGGACTCCCGCCATCATGACCACGGTCGCGCTGGTCGCGACGCTGTCCTCCGCCTGTGGCGGGGGCGGCGACGAGCGTCCGCCGGCGGCCGACGCGCCGAAGGCCACGGTCTCGACGCCGCCGCCACGCCCGGTGGTCATCATCGTCGACGGCCGGAGCACCAACGCCCTGATCAGGGGCCGGACGGTGCGCGAGGCGCTGACCGAGGCGCGGGTCCCGTTGGGTCGTCACTACCTGACCAAGCCCGGGTTGGACGAGGCCGCCGGGGACAAGATCAAGGTGCTGCGGCTGCTGTCCCGGCCGGTGAGCCGGACGGTCAAGATCGAGCCCGAGGTCGTCGAGAAGAAGAGGTCCTCGTTGGGGCCGTGGAGCGAGAAGGTCCTGCAGAAGGGCCGCTCGGGCCGGAAGATCGTGCAGATCGCCTACGTGCGCCGCAAGGGCAAGAAGGTCAAGGCGGTGGTGGGGGAGACCGTCGTCCGCAAGCCCGTCTCGCGGATCGTGGCGGTCGGCCCCCGGCCGTCCAGCGTGGGGGGCACCGCCGCAGGGCTCAACTGGCCCGGTCTGGCGAAGTGCGAGTCCGGCGGCAATCCGCAGGCGGTCAACAGCGCGGGCGGCTACTACGGGCTCTACCAGTTCTCGCTGCAGACCTGGGGCTCGGTGGGCGGCACGGGGCTGCCCTCGCAGGCGTCGTCCGCCGAGCAGACGTACCGCGCCCAACTCCTCTACAACAAGGTGGGCGGCCGGTGGCAGGGGCAGTGGCCGCACTGCGGGCGGTACCTGTTCGGTTAG
- a CDS encoding SPFH domain-containing protein, translating to MVEVLGYLLVLAVIAGLLYTGLTGFHRVPDGRVGLVVKKFGGTRRRDDDPRVSFHGAAGPQARTLPANSVQWLPRWLYDVRYVERTEVPNGTIGLVIAKAGASQPVGAVLATHVECDDFTDGERFLREGGQRGRQQHVLRGGSYDINTDLFEVITVQTPEALDREGLTPQDLRQIAVPVGETGVVITHVGAPPNADQDTVGRVVGGHAKFQLPWVFLSGGGQQGVQGETLDEGGHYAINPWFAHVVLIPSRVLILEWSGERKDEHNLDAALDQVVLDVQGHTVRLDMKQTVQIPPDAAPRLIRRFGDVRAPAAHLAGRAPVRQFVEKELASFVAGYFRRISARYRIQEFITKYDEVGNELAAEVRQALARTGVVAVNTTLEEFTCDEPELNEMRRKIALQVEQVKIEKERLHHLEAQRASEAVLAEIEMQRVRVEEARKQLEYVELKILLDRLGPEHVAMERILHEWSQVNVPQVIAGADGDLAHAMLQAMPFTQARDMLMNMADAAKGLERSQERKAISEGDA from the coding sequence ATGGTGGAGGTCCTCGGTTACCTGCTCGTCCTGGCCGTGATCGCCGGCCTGCTCTACACGGGTCTCACCGGGTTCCACCGGGTCCCCGACGGGCGCGTCGGGTTGGTCGTCAAGAAGTTCGGCGGCACGCGGCGTCGTGACGACGATCCGCGGGTCAGCTTCCACGGCGCGGCGGGTCCGCAGGCCAGGACGCTGCCGGCCAACTCGGTGCAGTGGCTGCCGCGCTGGCTGTACGACGTGCGGTACGTGGAGCGGACCGAGGTGCCGAACGGGACGATCGGGTTGGTGATCGCCAAGGCCGGGGCGTCGCAACCCGTGGGCGCCGTGCTGGCGACGCACGTGGAGTGCGACGACTTCACCGACGGCGAACGGTTCCTGCGCGAGGGCGGGCAGCGGGGTCGTCAGCAGCACGTCCTGAGGGGCGGCTCGTATGACATCAACACCGACCTCTTCGAGGTCATCACGGTGCAGACGCCCGAGGCGCTGGACCGTGAGGGGCTGACCCCGCAGGACCTGAGGCAGATCGCCGTCCCCGTCGGTGAGACCGGCGTGGTGATCACCCATGTGGGCGCGCCCCCGAACGCCGATCAGGACACGGTCGGTCGGGTCGTGGGCGGTCATGCCAAGTTCCAGCTTCCTTGGGTGTTCCTGAGCGGCGGCGGTCAGCAGGGCGTGCAGGGGGAGACCCTCGACGAGGGCGGCCACTACGCGATCAATCCGTGGTTCGCGCACGTGGTGCTGATCCCCTCGCGGGTGCTGATCCTGGAGTGGTCGGGGGAGCGCAAGGACGAGCACAACCTCGACGCGGCCCTGGATCAGGTGGTGCTGGACGTTCAGGGGCACACGGTGCGGCTCGACATGAAGCAGACCGTGCAGATCCCGCCGGACGCGGCGCCCCGTCTGATCCGCCGGTTCGGCGACGTGCGGGCTCCGGCCGCCCACCTGGCCGGCCGTGCGCCGGTCCGGCAGTTCGTCGAGAAGGAGTTGGCCTCGTTCGTGGCGGGTTATTTCCGGCGCATCTCGGCGCGGTACCGGATCCAGGAGTTCATCACCAAGTACGACGAGGTCGGCAACGAGCTGGCCGCCGAGGTGCGTCAGGCCCTCGCGCGCACGGGCGTGGTGGCGGTCAACACCACGCTGGAGGAGTTCACCTGCGACGAGCCCGAGCTCAACGAGATGCGCCGCAAGATCGCCCTTCAGGTGGAGCAGGTCAAGATCGAGAAGGAGCGGCTGCACCATCTGGAGGCGCAGCGGGCCAGCGAGGCGGTGCTCGCGGAGATCGAGATGCAGCGGGTGCGGGTGGAGGAGGCCCGCAAGCAGCTCGAATACGTCGAGTTGAAGATCCTCCTCGACCGGCTCGGCCCCGAGCACGTCGCCATGGAACGCATCCTGCACGAGTGGTCTCAGGTCAACGTCCCGCAGGTCATCGCGGGCGCGGACGGGGACCTCGCCCACGCGATGCTCCAGGCGATGCCGTTCACCCAGGCCCGCGACATGCTCATGAACATGGCCGATGCCGCCAAGGGCCTGGAGAGGTCGCAGGAGCGCAAGGCGATCTCGGAGGGCGACGCCTGA
- a CDS encoding GUN4 domain-containing protein — MSVDIKGFSGLPHGRQERLQLALARVLDAAAETAGVDRERWDRRGDGDGEVAVLPGDTDLALMVGPWTAALNRRLADHNDDHLPEMRLRLRVAMHVDAIRPDPGPLGHTGPALITLARLLDSTPLRAALDAAPEANLALMISEPLYRKTALAEVDGLRPWQFERVRVDNKEFHENAYVHVPPAMRPPKPPKSLKPPKPSRPPASDRRGPLDWVVPKGSADSGRVRLDMAPPPEPEPVPAPPVPEPPVLAPEVRHLLDGIRDALEAREIVRADLLTTRVLLRAAERERQGCLRVADGTGLPDALFTEIDDHWAEASGGRWGFAAQRLGSTDVALSGRRGELRRLSVLFGWLKDVDEIVPEYAELMLRENRDRPFFPTLRNPEAETRTNWDDEWTSTALSVHVRLRNWER; from the coding sequence GTGAGTGTTGACATCAAGGGCTTCAGCGGGCTGCCGCACGGCAGGCAGGAGCGCCTTCAGTTGGCCCTCGCCCGGGTTCTCGACGCCGCGGCCGAGACGGCGGGCGTCGACCGCGAAAGGTGGGACCGTCGCGGCGACGGTGACGGTGAGGTGGCCGTCCTGCCGGGGGACACCGATTTGGCCCTGATGGTGGGTCCGTGGACTGCCGCCCTGAATCGGCGGCTCGCCGACCACAACGACGACCACCTGCCCGAGATGCGGCTGCGGCTGCGGGTGGCCATGCACGTCGACGCGATCCGCCCCGACCCCGGGCCGCTCGGGCACACCGGACCCGCGCTGATCACGCTGGCGCGGTTGCTCGACTCCACGCCGCTGCGGGCCGCGCTGGACGCCGCCCCCGAGGCGAACCTCGCGCTGATGATCTCCGAGCCGCTCTACCGCAAGACGGCGCTGGCGGAGGTGGACGGGCTGCGCCCGTGGCAGTTCGAACGGGTCCGGGTGGACAACAAGGAGTTCCACGAGAACGCCTACGTGCACGTGCCCCCCGCGATGCGGCCCCCCAAGCCCCCCAAGTCCCTCAAGCCCCCCAAGCCTTCGAGGCCCCCGGCGTCCGATCGGCGCGGCCCTCTGGACTGGGTCGTTCCCAAGGGGTCTGCCGACTCCGGCCGCGTACGGCTCGACATGGCCCCGCCGCCGGAGCCCGAGCCGGTCCCCGCTCCGCCCGTCCCCGAGCCGCCGGTCCTCGCGCCCGAGGTGCGTCACCTGCTCGACGGGATACGGGACGCGTTGGAGGCCCGAGAGATCGTCCGGGCGGACCTGCTGACCACCCGGGTGCTCTTGCGGGCCGCCGAGCGTGAGCGTCAGGGCTGCCTGCGCGTCGCGGACGGCACCGGGCTGCCCGACGCGCTGTTCACCGAGATCGACGACCACTGGGCCGAGGCGTCCGGTGGCCGGTGGGGTTTCGCGGCGCAGCGCCTCGGCTCCACCGACGTCGCGCTGTCGGGCCGGCGGGGAGAACTGCGCCGGCTGTCCGTGCTTTTCGGCTGGCTTAAAGACGTGGACGAGATCGTGCCCGAATATGCGGAACTGATGCTGCGGGAGAATCGCGACCGGCCGTTCTTTCCCACTCTGCGCAATCCGGAGGCGGAGACCCGCACGAACTGGGACGACGAATGGACCTCGACGGCGCTGTCGGTGCACGTCAGGCTCAGGAACTGGGAGCGATAG
- a CDS encoding helix-turn-helix domain-containing protein has product MPPSKKGPTLRSQWLGKHLRELREAAGLTLREAGDHVQRDQGALSRWEAGLVPVRVPDVIALLNLYGVDDLRIRDGLERLSRDIWQKGWWDDYAGEAKTRILDYAWIESRATRVKSYDAIVVNGLLQIRDYAHAVMAAAGPEDSPTTLARWWEFRSKRQQELTSEDPLRLHAIVDEAVLHRLIGGAETMGAQLAHLVAMVELPNITIQVLPFSAGAHASPSGPFTVFEMPEPYPDLAYIETQGGSVYLEADGAEKFSRAYDGLQDSALSPEESAAFIGAHLSRLRQ; this is encoded by the coding sequence ATGCCGCCATCGAAGAAGGGCCCCACGCTTCGCTCCCAATGGCTGGGGAAGCACCTGCGCGAGTTGCGCGAGGCCGCCGGACTCACCCTCCGTGAGGCGGGCGACCATGTTCAGCGCGACCAAGGTGCCCTCAGCCGATGGGAGGCCGGGCTCGTACCCGTCCGGGTCCCCGACGTGATCGCCTTGCTGAACCTGTACGGGGTGGACGACCTCCGCATCCGTGACGGACTGGAACGACTCAGCCGCGACATCTGGCAGAAGGGTTGGTGGGACGACTACGCCGGGGAGGCCAAGACCCGGATTCTCGACTACGCGTGGATCGAGTCACGCGCCACCAGGGTCAAGTCCTACGACGCCATCGTCGTCAACGGCCTCCTCCAGATCCGGGATTACGCGCACGCGGTCATGGCCGCCGCCGGTCCGGAGGATTCACCGACCACGCTCGCCCGCTGGTGGGAGTTCCGCTCCAAACGACAGCAGGAACTGACCTCTGAAGATCCTCTCCGTCTCCACGCGATCGTGGACGAGGCCGTCCTGCACCGGTTGATCGGAGGCGCTGAGACCATGGGCGCCCAACTCGCACATCTCGTTGCGATGGTCGAGCTACCCAACATCACCATCCAGGTACTGCCGTTCTCGGCCGGAGCCCACGCCAGTCCGTCCGGCCCCTTCACGGTCTTCGAGATGCCTGAGCCTTATCCGGACCTCGCGTACATCGAGACGCAAGGAGGGTCGGTCTACCTGGAGGCGGACGGTGCCGAGAAGTTTTCGCGAGCCTACGATGGTCTGCAAGACAGCGCGCTCTCACCAGAGGAGTCGGCCGCCTTCATCGGAGCCCACTTGTCGCGTCTGAGGCAATGA
- a CDS encoding DUF397 domain-containing protein, with translation MSTPHASVDVAWHISTYSANGEAQCVEAGPLGDGSEQVAVRHSKRPDAETILYTRAEWEAFVKGVKDGEFDFFG, from the coding sequence ATGAGCACCCCCCACGCATCGGTCGACGTCGCCTGGCACATCAGCACCTACAGCGCCAACGGTGAGGCGCAGTGCGTCGAGGCCGGACCGTTGGGGGACGGCAGCGAGCAGGTCGCCGTGCGCCACAGCAAGCGGCCCGACGCCGAGACCATCCTCTACACCCGCGCCGAATGGGAAGCCTTTGTGAAGGGCGTCAAGGACGGCGAGTTCGACTTCTTCGGCTGA
- a CDS encoding TatD family hydrolase, translating to MTSEDTGENGFAGASFPPLPEALPVEIFDSHCHLDLLEVPIPRALAAAHAAGIRQILTIGCDLKSSRWAAQTAREHGDVFAGVAVHPNETTGLSDDVLVDIAKLAALPEVRAIGETGLDYYRDWAPKEDQHRSFRAHIAIAKSVGKPLVIHDREAHDDVLRILEEEGAPEAVVFHCFSGDAAMARVCADRGYVMSFAGNVTFKNAEPLREALRVAPPELILVETDAPFLTPIPHRGKPNASYLIPWTVRRMAEVKEMDVAELCTAIATTGRRLFGPW from the coding sequence ATGACGAGTGAGGACACCGGCGAGAACGGGTTCGCGGGGGCGAGCTTCCCCCCGCTGCCCGAGGCGCTGCCGGTCGAGATCTTCGACAGCCACTGTCATCTGGACCTGTTGGAGGTCCCCATCCCGCGGGCGCTGGCGGCGGCGCACGCGGCCGGCATCCGGCAGATCCTGACCATCGGCTGCGACCTGAAGTCCTCCCGCTGGGCGGCGCAGACGGCCCGCGAGCACGGCGACGTGTTCGCGGGTGTGGCCGTGCACCCCAACGAGACCACCGGGCTGTCCGACGACGTGCTGGTCGACATCGCCAAGCTGGCGGCGCTGCCCGAGGTCCGCGCCATCGGGGAGACCGGCCTGGACTACTACCGCGACTGGGCCCCCAAGGAGGACCAGCACCGCTCGTTCCGCGCGCACATCGCCATCGCCAAGAGCGTCGGCAAGCCCCTGGTCATCCACGACCGGGAGGCCCACGACGACGTGCTGCGGATCCTGGAGGAGGAGGGCGCCCCGGAGGCGGTGGTCTTCCACTGCTTCTCCGGCGACGCCGCCATGGCCCGCGTGTGCGCCGACCGGGGCTACGTCATGAGCTTCGCCGGCAACGTCACCTTCAAGAACGCCGAGCCCCTCCGAGAGGCCCTCCGCGTCGCCCCGCCGGAGCTGATCCTGGTCGAGACCGACGCGCCGTTCCTCACGCCCATCCCGCACCGGGGCAAGCCGAACGCGTCGTACCTCATCCCGTGGACCGTCCGCCGCATGGCGGAGGTCAAGGAGATGGACGTGGCCGAATTGTGCACCGCCATCGCCACCACCGGCCGCAGACTCTTCGGCCCCTGGTGA
- the metG gene encoding methionine--tRNA ligase, with the protein MSSSSSQSRHILTAPAWPYANGPRHIGHVSGFALPCDMFSRFQRMAGNQVLMVSGTDEHGTPIQVQADKEGVSPRELADRYNRVIATDLQALGMSYDLFTRTTTRNHYAVVQEIFKGLHDNGYIFPKSTLGAISPSTGRTLPDRYIEGTCPICGYDGARGDQCDNCGNQLDPVDLINPRSRINGETPKFVETEHFMLDLPAFTDALGSYLRGKQGDWRPNVLKFSLNLLDDLQPRAISRDLDWGVPVPLPDWSDRTDKRLYVWFDAVVGYFSASVEWARRSGDPEAWRAWWQDPEALSYYFMGKDNIVFHSEIWPAMLMGYDGKGDKGGEPGSLGALNLPTEVVSSEFLTMEGRKFSSSRQVVIYVKDFLERYDVDALRYYIAVAGPENQDTDFTWQHFRERNNNELVAQWGNLVNRSLNMAAKDFGAVPQAGELTDADRAMLARSRAAFDRVGAELGRSRFKNAVTEAFDVVRDANGYLSAQEPWKIADDPERKGTVLHVALQVVDDAKTLLTPFLPNSSGKVHTMLGGEGVWAAMPEIRDVDEEGGPSYPVVTGDYAAEEARWEHRPIRPGTPLAKPKPLFAKLDASIVDEELARLAQEPS; encoded by the coding sequence ATGTCCTCGTCGAGTAGCCAGTCCAGGCACATCCTGACCGCGCCCGCCTGGCCGTACGCCAACGGGCCCCGCCACATCGGGCACGTCTCCGGGTTCGCGCTCCCCTGCGACATGTTCAGCCGCTTCCAGCGGATGGCGGGCAACCAGGTCCTGATGGTCAGCGGCACCGACGAGCACGGCACCCCCATCCAGGTGCAGGCCGACAAGGAGGGCGTGTCCCCCCGCGAGCTGGCCGACCGCTACAACCGCGTCATCGCCACCGACCTGCAGGCCCTGGGCATGTCCTACGACCTGTTCACCCGGACCACCACCCGCAACCACTACGCCGTCGTCCAGGAGATCTTCAAGGGCCTCCACGACAACGGGTACATCTTCCCGAAGTCCACGCTCGGCGCCATCTCCCCGTCCACCGGCCGCACGCTGCCCGACCGCTACATCGAGGGCACCTGCCCCATCTGCGGGTACGACGGGGCGCGCGGCGACCAGTGCGACAACTGCGGCAACCAGCTCGACCCGGTCGACCTGATCAACCCGCGCAGCCGGATCAACGGGGAGACGCCGAAGTTCGTGGAGACCGAGCACTTCATGCTCGACCTCCCCGCGTTCACCGACGCGCTCGGCTCCTACCTGCGCGGCAAGCAGGGCGACTGGCGGCCCAACGTGCTGAAGTTCTCCCTCAACCTGCTGGACGACCTCCAGCCCCGGGCGATCAGCCGCGACCTCGACTGGGGCGTCCCGGTGCCGCTTCCGGACTGGAGCGACCGCACCGACAAGCGGCTGTACGTGTGGTTCGACGCGGTGGTCGGCTACTTCTCGGCCTCGGTGGAGTGGGCACGGCGCTCCGGCGACCCGGAGGCGTGGCGGGCCTGGTGGCAGGACCCGGAGGCCCTGTCGTACTACTTCATGGGCAAGGACAACATCGTCTTCCACTCCGAGATCTGGCCGGCGATGCTGATGGGCTACGACGGCAAGGGCGACAAGGGCGGCGAGCCCGGTTCGCTCGGAGCCCTCAACCTGCCCACCGAGGTGGTCTCCTCGGAGTTCCTCACGATGGAGGGCCGCAAGTTCTCCTCGTCCCGCCAGGTCGTCATCTACGTGAAGGACTTCCTGGAGCGGTACGACGTCGACGCGCTGCGCTACTACATCGCGGTCGCCGGCCCGGAGAACCAGGACACCGACTTCACCTGGCAGCACTTCCGCGAGCGCAACAACAACGAGCTGGTGGCCCAATGGGGCAACCTGGTCAACCGGTCGCTGAACATGGCCGCCAAGGACTTCGGCGCCGTCCCCCAGGCCGGTGAGCTGACCGACGCCGACCGGGCGATGCTGGCCCGCAGCCGCGCCGCCTTCGACCGGGTCGGGGCCGAGCTGGGCCGCTCCCGGTTCAAGAACGCCGTCACCGAGGCGTTCGACGTGGTGCGGGACGCCAACGGCTACCTGTCCGCCCAGGAGCCCTGGAAGATCGCCGACGACCCGGAGCGCAAGGGCACCGTCCTGCACGTCGCCCTTCAGGTCGTGGACGACGCCAAGACCCTGCTGACCCCGTTCCTGCCGAACTCGTCGGGCAAGGTCCACACGATGCTCGGCGGCGAGGGCGTGTGGGCGGCCATGCCGGAGATCCGGGACGTCGACGAGGAGGGCGGCCCCTCCTACCCGGTGGTCACCGGCGACTACGCGGCCGAGGAGGCCCGCTGGGAGCACCGCCCGATCCGGCCGGGCACCCCGCTGGCCAAGCCCAAGCCGCTGTTCGCCAAGCTCGACGCCTCCATCGTGGACGAGGAGCTGGCCCGGCTCGCGCAGGAACCGTCCTGA
- a CDS encoding glycosyltransferase family 39 protein, with amino-acid sequence MAQTTVREPAAQRPTDPAAPRSPVRRVAGGSALVAVCAVVVQWIIMVPPLYYDPYYVFEGARRWPDIPLDRWPFNEVPHQVSRIGLVLPTRLFQEILGPGQAAYFAMAALGGVVFFVGCHLLIRSLFGDRVGLIATLLLICHPFFLLTNPFTQEVTWSAGVLLPDMPGAGLFAMGMAGLVVAGRREGRAQTRLLVAAGVCLASAFLVRDFVAFMYVGIPVFFRLLGIPWRRLPVIAAPMLAVLAVSMVHNHLVWGNAMSAIRSAAGHGGEPSEPVTRMLAFESFDRAMRDWHPMGAVFIGLLALNVLGWAVTRDRRLALTLVWFLALAVPLTLLSGFLDPGHITLRGWLVRYWFPVFPALLAGGLGSLVLLARRVSFVRARSGLALGLAGAVALAYAVTSVREVPALPRDKAWNELRGWLDGRDDLPVLWSDHRLAQTATFYTRDVWGEKQWDGTIRSFPHEYRAVPVIAENGPILFTRWRGMEGQMVPHTRLNARHGYRLLWRSSDGLLEIWAR; translated from the coding sequence ATGGCCCAAACCACGGTGCGCGAGCCCGCCGCCCAGCGCCCCACGGACCCCGCCGCACCGCGCTCCCCGGTGCGCCGGGTCGCGGGCGGCTCGGCGCTGGTGGCGGTGTGCGCGGTGGTCGTTCAGTGGATCATCATGGTCCCGCCGCTGTACTACGACCCGTACTACGTGTTCGAGGGCGCGCGGCGCTGGCCGGACATCCCCTTGGACCGGTGGCCGTTCAACGAGGTGCCGCACCAGGTGTCCCGGATCGGGTTGGTGCTGCCGACCCGGTTGTTCCAGGAGATCCTGGGGCCGGGGCAGGCCGCCTACTTCGCGATGGCGGCCCTCGGCGGGGTCGTCTTCTTCGTGGGCTGCCACCTGCTGATCCGTTCGCTGTTCGGCGACCGGGTGGGGCTCATCGCCACGCTGCTGCTGATCTGCCACCCGTTCTTCCTGCTGACCAACCCGTTCACGCAGGAGGTGACCTGGTCGGCGGGGGTGCTGCTGCCGGACATGCCGGGCGCGGGGCTGTTCGCCATGGGCATGGCCGGTCTGGTGGTGGCGGGTCGTCGGGAGGGGCGCGCGCAGACCCGGCTGCTGGTGGCGGCGGGGGTGTGCCTGGCGTCCGCGTTCCTGGTCCGCGACTTCGTGGCGTTCATGTACGTCGGGATCCCGGTGTTCTTCCGGCTGCTGGGCATCCCGTGGCGGAGGCTGCCGGTGATCGCCGCGCCGATGCTCGCGGTCCTGGCCGTCAGCATGGTCCACAACCACCTGGTGTGGGGCAACGCGATGTCGGCGATCCGGTCGGCGGCGGGGCACGGCGGAGAGCCGAGCGAGCCGGTGACCCGGATGTTGGCGTTCGAGTCGTTCGATCGGGCGATGCGCGACTGGCACCCGATGGGCGCGGTGTTCATCGGGCTGCTGGCGCTGAACGTCCTCGGCTGGGCGGTCACCCGTGACCGACGGCTCGCGCTGACGCTGGTGTGGTTCCTGGCGTTGGCGGTGCCGTTGACCCTGCTGTCGGGGTTCCTGGACCCGGGCCACATCACGCTGCGCGGCTGGCTGGTGCGGTACTGGTTCCCGGTGTTCCCGGCGCTGCTGGCGGGCGGTCTGGGCTCGCTGGTGCTGCTGGCCCGCCGCGTCTCGTTCGTGCGCGCCCGCTCGGGCCTGGCGCTGGGGCTCGCCGGGGCGGTGGCGCTGGCGTACGCGGTCACCTCCGTGCGGGAGGTCCCGGCGCTGCCGCGCGACAAGGCGTGGAACGAGCTGCGGGGCTGGCTGGACGGCCGCGACGACCTGCCGGTGCTGTGGTCGGACCATCGCCTGGCGCAGACGGCGACCTTCTACACCCGCGACGTGTGGGGCGAGAAGCAGTGGGACGGGACGATCCGTTCGTTCCCCCACGAGTACCGAGCGGTTCCCGTCATCGCCGAGAACGGTCCGATCCTGTTCACCCGGTGGCGCGGCATGGAGGGCCAGATGGTGCCCCACACTCGGCTGAACGCCCGGCACGGATACCGGCTGCTGTGGCGCTCCTCCGATGGGCTGCTGGAGATCTGGGCCCGTTAG
- a CDS encoding glycosyltransferase family 2 protein, which yields MELSVVMPCLNEAETIETCVRKTIGFLEDNGIDGEVVIADNGSTDGSQQLARAAGARVVPVADKGYGNALMGGIRAARGRYVAMGDADDSYDFTTLLPFLEQLRDGADLVMGNRFKGGIEPGAMPPLHRYLGNPVLSFVGRLFFGSKIGDFHCGLRAFRKDSVMRLGLQTGGMEFASEMVVKATLAKYDIREVPTTLAKDGRTRPPHLNTWRDGWRHLRFLMLYSPRWLFLIPGMLFMLVGLVAGVALSFGPVRVGDIAFDIDTLVGAGAALVIGFQAVLFALFTKVYAAQEGFLPPDRRVDRLTSWWTMERGLVLGGLLALGGLCGLVVSLLHWRINNFGELDPRESLRLVVPSATALALSFQAIFASMFVSILQIRRRQHPPISDAVDEAAVVVDAAADRVAAEGVEGTDARVPAGREGDA from the coding sequence GTGGAACTCTCCGTGGTGATGCCGTGTCTGAACGAGGCCGAGACGATCGAGACGTGCGTCCGCAAGACGATCGGCTTCCTCGAGGACAACGGCATCGACGGCGAGGTGGTCATCGCCGACAACGGCAGCACCGATGGCAGCCAGCAACTCGCCAGAGCGGCCGGCGCCCGGGTGGTGCCCGTGGCCGACAAGGGCTACGGCAACGCCCTGATGGGCGGGATCCGCGCCGCGCGCGGCCGTTACGTGGCGATGGGCGACGCGGACGACTCCTATGACTTCACCACCCTGCTGCCCTTTCTGGAGCAGCTCCGGGACGGCGCCGACCTGGTGATGGGCAACCGCTTCAAGGGCGGGATCGAGCCGGGCGCGATGCCGCCGCTGCACCGCTACCTGGGCAACCCGGTGCTGAGCTTCGTCGGGCGGCTGTTCTTCGGCAGCAAGATCGGTGACTTCCACTGCGGGCTGCGCGCCTTCCGCAAGGACTCGGTCATGCGGCTGGGCCTGCAGACCGGCGGGATGGAGTTCGCCAGCGAGATGGTGGTCAAGGCCACCCTCGCCAAGTACGACATCCGCGAGGTCCCGACCACGCTGGCCAAGGACGGCCGGACCCGCCCGCCGCACCTGAACACCTGGCGCGACGGCTGGCGGCACCTGCGCTTCCTGATGCTCTACAGCCCCCGCTGGCTGTTCCTCATCCCCGGCATGCTGTTCATGCTGGTCGGGCTGGTCGCCGGGGTCGCGCTGTCGTTCGGCCCGGTGCGGGTCGGCGACATCGCCTTCGACATCGACACGCTGGTGGGCGCCGGGGCCGCGCTGGTGATCGGTTTCCAGGCGGTGCTGTTCGCGCTGTTCACCAAGGTGTACGCGGCCCAGGAGGGCTTCCTGCCGCCCGACCGCCGGGTCGACCGGCTGACGAGCTGGTGGACCATGGAGCGCGGGCTCGTCCTGGGCGGCCTGCTGGCGCTGGGCGGGCTCTGCGGTCTGGTGGTCTCGCTGCTGCACTGGCGGATCAACAACTTCGGGGAGCTGGACCCGCGCGAGTCGCTCCGGCTCGTGGTCCCGTCGGCGACCGCCCTGGCGCTGAGCTTCCAGGCGATCTTCGCCTCCATGTTCGTCAGCATCCTGCAGATCCGACGCCGTCAGCACCCGCCGATCTCCGACGCCGTCGACGAGGCCGCCGTGGTGGTGGACGCCGCCGCCGACCGGGTGGCCGCCGAGGGTGTCGAGGGTACGGACGCCAGGGTTCCGGCCGGGCGCGAGGGCGACGCCTGA